One region of Turicibacter bilis genomic DNA includes:
- the smpB gene encoding SsrA-binding protein SmpB, which translates to MPKGVGSTIAQNKKAGHDYFIEDTFEAGLVLQGTEIKSIRAGKVNLRDSFVRIERNEAFVHNMHISHYEQGNRFNHDPLRTRKLLLHKREIARLIGVQKMGGYSLIPLKLYIKDGYAKLLFGIAKGKKNYDKRQDLKAKDANRQIEKALRDRQKY; encoded by the coding sequence ATGCCAAAAGGTGTGGGATCAACAATTGCTCAAAATAAAAAAGCTGGGCATGATTATTTCATCGAAGATACCTTTGAAGCGGGATTAGTTCTTCAGGGAACAGAGATTAAGTCAATTCGCGCGGGGAAAGTTAATTTACGTGATTCATTCGTTCGAATTGAGCGTAATGAGGCTTTTGTTCACAATATGCATATTTCTCATTATGAGCAAGGAAATAGATTTAATCACGATCCACTTCGTACAAGAAAGTTATTACTTCATAAACGTGAAATTGCTCGTTTAATTGGAGTTCAAAAAATGGGAGGATACTCTTTAATCCCATTAAAGTTATACATTAAAGATGGTTATGCGAAGCTATTATTCGGGATTGCTAAAGGTAAGAAAAATTATGATAAGCGCCAAGATTTAAAAGCAAAAGATGCTAATCGTCAAATTGAAAAAGCATTACGTGATCGTCAAAAATATTAA